One genomic segment of Bacillota bacterium includes these proteins:
- a CDS encoding gamma-glutamylcyclotransferase encodes MKSKTLYIAYGSNLNLTQMACRCPTAKVVGTSELKDYELLFRGSRHSAVATVEPCKGGRVPVLLWTLKEKDLQALDRYEGYPHFYRKEILNVELKGGIVPAMAYIMNDGHPFGAPSDHYLNTIFEGYESAGFDTEVLEQAVEKSIRLAEEQKPEQENLFGLKWW; translated from the coding sequence ATGAAAAGCAAAACCCTATACATCGCCTACGGCAGCAACCTCAACCTGACGCAGATGGCCTGCCGCTGCCCCACCGCCAAAGTAGTCGGGACAAGCGAGCTTAAGGATTATGAGCTGCTGTTCAGAGGCAGCCGCCATAGCGCGGTGGCAACGGTGGAACCCTGCAAAGGCGGCCGTGTGCCTGTTCTTTTATGGACGCTGAAGGAAAAAGACCTGCAGGCTCTCGATCGCTACGAGGGATATCCCCACTTTTACCGCAAGGAAATCCTCAATGTGGAGCTGAAAGGCGGGATCGTTCCCGCCATGGCGTATATCATGAACGACGGGCATCCCTTCGGCGCGCCCTCGGATCACTACCTGAACACCATCTTTGAAGGCTATGAAAGCGCGGGCTTTGACACCGAGGTTCTGGAACAGGCGGTGGAAAAATCCATCCGGCTGGCCGAGGAACAGAAGCCGGAACAGGAGAACCTGTTTGGCCTGAAATGGTGGTGA
- a CDS encoding M23 family metallopeptidase, translating into MADPATITLAVRAAVAAATDKRTWKAAGVLVAAIPTPFILIVVMIVSLLSAAADHNSNAIELCFNGGAISSRVPADYAAHIREMRNGFSELDAAIADISSQVEDGQLDATRIKAVFYSLFFGAENLRMDASDYRAFADCFVRYETRAEKDEDGNKTGKTYTVAVPLKSLPEIYANLQTTLGRTITHEDRANASEIYHRVLYGGSIPTYGEAFNAWSNGLPLSDAPFVGADGFCSPLGEGWRGMVTSEFGYRTDPFTGRHKGHSGIDLAAPQGTPIRAALDGTVLFARYKTTGYGYHLAIDHGGGFVTFYAHCSKILVTEGQAVKAGDIIAEVGSTGRSTGPHLHFEVRINGEIQNPRSYLP; encoded by the coding sequence ATGGCTGATCCCGCAACCATCACCCTTGCGGTCAGGGCGGCCGTCGCCGCGGCAACCGACAAAAGGACATGGAAGGCTGCCGGCGTTCTTGTTGCCGCCATCCCGACGCCCTTTATCCTTATCGTCGTGATGATCGTGAGCCTGCTCTCGGCTGCGGCGGATCACAACAGCAACGCCATAGAATTGTGCTTCAACGGCGGCGCGATCTCTTCCCGGGTCCCCGCCGATTACGCCGCCCATATCCGGGAGATGCGCAACGGCTTTTCGGAGCTTGACGCCGCCATCGCCGACATATCTTCGCAGGTGGAGGACGGGCAGCTTGACGCCACCCGCATAAAGGCGGTTTTTTATTCTCTGTTCTTCGGCGCTGAAAACTTGCGGATGGACGCCTCGGATTACCGGGCCTTCGCCGACTGCTTCGTGCGGTACGAAACCCGCGCCGAAAAGGATGAGGACGGCAACAAAACCGGTAAAACCTACACCGTGGCCGTGCCGCTTAAATCCCTGCCGGAGATTTACGCCAACCTCCAAACCACCCTGGGCAGGACAATCACCCATGAGGACCGGGCCAACGCTTCGGAGATTTACCACCGCGTATTGTACGGCGGCAGCATCCCCACCTATGGGGAGGCGTTCAACGCCTGGTCAAACGGACTGCCTCTGTCTGACGCGCCCTTTGTCGGAGCCGACGGCTTCTGTTCTCCCCTGGGGGAAGGCTGGCGCGGCATGGTGACTTCGGAATTCGGGTACAGGACCGACCCATTCACTGGTCGGCACAAAGGACACTCCGGCATCGACCTGGCCGCGCCCCAAGGGACGCCAATCCGCGCTGCGCTGGACGGCACGGTGCTGTTTGCACGCTATAAGACCACGGGCTACGGCTATCATTTAGCCATCGACCACGGCGGCGGCTTTGTCACTTTCTACGCCCACTGCTCCAAAATCCTCGTCACCGAGGGTCAGGCGGTCAAGGCCGGCGACATCATCGCGGAGGTTGGCAGCACCGGAAGAAGCACCGGCCCGCACCTGCATTTTGAGGTGCGCATCAATGGAGAAATCCAAAATCCAAGAAGCTATCTGCCGTAG
- a CDS encoding virulence associated protein: protein GLIGDEFKTARLHLLEHLDGCIAWKDPAQAERQKQRLRQKKEKELALAAGAVQASQEQDQTDMEQAGTEEGPGLSMSM, encoded by the coding sequence GGCCTTATCGGCGACGAATTCAAGACCGCCCGGCTTCATCTCCTGGAACATCTGGACGGCTGCATCGCGTGGAAAGACCCCGCCCAGGCGGAACGGCAAAAACAAAGGCTAAGGCAGAAAAAAGAAAAGGAACTGGCGCTGGCCGCCGGGGCCGTACAGGCGTCACAGGAACAAGATCAAACAGACATGGAACAGGCCGGGACTGAAGAAGGACCCGGCCTTTCCATGTCCATGTAG